The DNA region CGAAGCGCCGTCTCGACGCCGCCCGCGACGCGGCATCCGACTCCGGCGCCGCCGCGGAGGAGATGCCATGAGCCGCAAGCCGGGGATCGTCGCCGAGCTGGGACGCCCGGAGACCCCGGAGGAGACCGCCGCCCGCAAAGCGGAATCCAGCCGCATCTACCGGTCCAGCCAGTCGTTCCGCAATCTCATCGCCGCGCTCATCGTCACCGTCGCGGTCGTCGCCGTGATCGTCTTCGCCGTGCCCCGCGGCGAACCCACGGAGCGCCCGCCCATCGACGTCGCGAAGATCGCCGCCGACGTCGCCTCCACCTCCGAGCGCCCGGTGATCGTCCCCGAGCTCGACGACTTCTGGCGCGTCAACGCCGCCGTCCTCGAAGGCGGCGCACCCACGGTCTGGAGCGTCACGATGGCGCCCGCCGCGGAGCGCGAACGCGGATTCATCAAGCTCGCCCAGGCGTTCGACGCGGATGTCTCCTGGGCACCGCAGGTCACCGGAGGCATGGCGCCCACCGGCACCGAGGACATCGACGGGCTCGTCTGGGACGTCTTCGACCTGGGCGACCGTGGCACCGCCAACGTGACCTACGCACTGGGCACCCAAGCCGGCTCCGACTACGTGCTGCTGTACGGCTCCCGCTCCGCGGAGTCGACCACCCAGCTCGCCGCCTCGCTGACCGCGCAGCTGCACGACCTGAAGGAGGCCGAATGACCACGACGCTCACCCCCATCGAGGCGTGGACGAGACTGATCGAGGGCAACAGGCGATTCGTCGCCGGCGAGTCCCGACATCCGAATCAGGACGCCCACCGGCGTGCGGAGATCGCCAACGGTCAGAGCCCGTTCGCGACCTTCCTGGGCTGCTCGGATTCGCGGGTCGCCGCGGAGACCCTCTTCGACGTCGGGCTCGGCGACCTGTTCACGACCCGCAACGCCGGGCACATGGTCACCGAATCCGCGGTGGCGAGCATCGAGTACGCCGTCGAGCTGCTCGACGTCCCGCTGCTGATCGTGCTCGCGCACGACTCCTGCGGCGCGGTCGCCGCCGCCGTGCAGAGCACCGCCATCGATGCCGCGCCCCTGCCGCCGCACATCTGGAAGCTCATCGCCCCGATCGTTCCCGCCGCCCGCCGCGTGCTCAAGGAGAGCGGCGGCACGACGCTGGAGGAGATCGACCCCGAGGAGGTCGGCCGCGAGCACCTGCGCGGCACCATCCTCGGTCTCCTCGAATCGTCCGAGATCATGACCACTGCCGTCGCGGAAGGCCGCCTGGCCATCGTCGGAGCCAAGTACCGCCTGACCGACGGCAGCGCCATCCCCATCGCACAGGTCGGCCTCGCCGACTCCGACATCCCCTCACTCTCAAAGGAGCAGAAGTGACAGAACAGGCCTACCGCATCGAACACGACACGATGGGTGACGTACGCGTTCCCGCGGACGCCCTGTACGGTGCGCAGACCCAGCGCGCCGTCGAGAACTTCCCCATCTCCGGCAAGGGTCTCGAGCCCGCGCAGATCGCCGCGCTGGCCCGCATCAAGAAGGCCGCGGCCCTCGCGAACAAGGAGCTCGGCACGCTCGACGGCGCCATCGCGGATGCGATCGCCCAAGCCGCCGATGAGGTGGCGACCGGTGCCCACGACGGCGAGTTCCCGATCGACACGTATCAGACCGGGTCGGGCACGTCGTCGAACATGAACATGAACGAGGTCGTCGCCACGCTCGCCTCGCGCATCCTCGGCTCCGCCGTGCATCCCAACGACCACGTCAACGCGTCCCAGTCCTCGAACGACGTCTTCCCCACCTCGGTGCACATCGCCGTCACCCAGGCGCTGATCGCCGATCTCATCCCAGCGCTCGAGCACCTCGCCGTCGCGTTCGAGGCGAAGGCGGATGCCTGGAAGGACGTCGTCAAGTCCGGTCGCACCCACCTCATGGACGCCACACCGGTGACGCTGGGCCAGGAGTTCGGCGGCTACGCGCGTCAGATGCGCCTGGCCGTGGAGCGCGTGCAGACGGCCCTTCCGCGCGTGGCGGAGGTGCCGCTGGGCGGCACGGCCACGGGCACGGGGATCAACACGCCGCTGGGCTTCCCGCAGAAGGTCATCGAGCTGCTGGCCGCGGAGACCGGACTGCCGATCACCGAGGCGAAGGACCACTTCGAGGCCCAGGCCAACCGTGACGGCCTGGTCGAGGCATCCGGCGCCCTGCGCACGATCGCCGTGTCGCTGACGAAGATCAACAACGACCTGCGCTGGATGGGCTCCGGCCCCAACACGGGCCTGTCGGAGATCCACCTGCCCGACCTGCAGCCGGGCTCGTCGATCATGCCCGGGAAGGTCAACCCCGTCATCCCCGAGGCCGTGCTGATGGTCTGTGCACGGGTGATCGGGAACGACGCCACGATCGCCTGGGGCGGTGCATCCGGCGCCTTCGAGCTGAACGTCGCGATCCCCGTGATGGGCACTGCGCTGCTGGAGTCGATTCGGCTGCTGACCAACGCCACCCGCGTCCTCGCGGACAAGACCGTCGACGGGCTGGAGGCCAACGTCGAGCGCGCTGCGGCCCTGGCGGGCATGAGCCCGTCGACCGTGACCCCGCTGAACAAGGTCATCGGCTACGAGGCCGCCGCGAAGATCGCCAAGCACGCCATCGCCAAGGGCATCACCGTGCGCGACGCGGTGATCGAGCTCGGCTACGTCGAGCGCGGTGAGATCACCCTCGAGGTTCTCGACGCGAAGCTCGACCTGCTGAGCATGACCCACGCCGGCTGACGCCCCCTGCGGGCCCCTGCAGCCTCTGGCCCCGCGGCCCCATCTGCAGTCCCTGCCCCACAGCCCACAACTGTCGCACTTCCCGGCCACTGTTGCGTTTCTCGGCCGAACACACCCGTTCGGTTCGCATCGCGCAACAGTGGCCGCGATATGTAGCAGGTTGTTGTCCCTGCACAGGGGGAACACCAGGCAGACTTCTACCCAATGTCTGGATTCGGGTCGGCGGATGCCGTGCACCGGCGGCACCATGATGGGCATGCTCTCCGCCCACGACACCATCACCCGGCTCGGCGGTCTCGCTCGCGGCGACCACCTCCAGCAGCTCGGATTCACGCGCACGCAGCTGTCGCGCCTGGTCGCACGCGGGCAGATCGAACGCATCCGGCACGGCGTGTTCGCCGTCGGCTCCCTCGATGACGACACCCGCACGGCGCTTGCGCATGGCGGTGCTCTCTGCTGCGCAAGCGTGCTGCAGCGTCGACATGTCTGGCTGCTCGTCTCACCGGCGGCGCCGCACGTCTGGCTCGGCCACAGGGGTCGTCCACTCCCCCACCCGCAGTGCGCATGCGTGTCGCACTATTTCCGCGGCCCCGTGCCCTTCGGCCGGACGGGTATCGAGACGGCACTCGTGCAGTACCGATCCTGCTGCGGAGACGAGGCCTTCTTCGCCGCGTTCGAATCCGCCTGGAGGAGCGGTCTGCTCACCAGGGCCGCACGTGCGCGCATCCGCTCCCGCCTCCCGGGCACCGCTCGCTGGCTGGTGGATCTCGCGCGCCCGGAT from Microbacterium soli includes:
- a CDS encoding type IV toxin-antitoxin system AbiEi family antitoxin domain-containing protein; translated protein: MPCTGGTMMGMLSAHDTITRLGGLARGDHLQQLGFTRTQLSRLVARGQIERIRHGVFAVGSLDDDTRTALAHGGALCCASVLQRRHVWLLVSPAAPHVWLGHRGRPLPHPQCACVSHYFRGPVPFGRTGIETALVQYRSCCGDEAFFAAFESAWRSGLLTRAARARIRSRLPGTARWLVDLARPDADSGLESLLRLRLHILGIHLACQVEIRGVGRVDFVIDGHLILEADGKINHDGVTMRHKDLVRDAAASRLGYETLRFDYAQIIHDWPTVQAAILAARRRLRRAH
- a CDS encoding carbonic anhydrase; amino-acid sequence: MTTTLTPIEAWTRLIEGNRRFVAGESRHPNQDAHRRAEIANGQSPFATFLGCSDSRVAAETLFDVGLGDLFTTRNAGHMVTESAVASIEYAVELLDVPLLIVLAHDSCGAVAAAVQSTAIDAAPLPPHIWKLIAPIVPAARRVLKESGGTTLEEIDPEEVGREHLRGTILGLLESSEIMTTAVAEGRLAIVGAKYRLTDGSAIPIAQVGLADSDIPSLSKEQK
- a CDS encoding DUF4245 family protein; amino-acid sequence: MSRKPGIVAELGRPETPEETAARKAESSRIYRSSQSFRNLIAALIVTVAVVAVIVFAVPRGEPTERPPIDVAKIAADVASTSERPVIVPELDDFWRVNAAVLEGGAPTVWSVTMAPAAERERGFIKLAQAFDADVSWAPQVTGGMAPTGTEDIDGLVWDVFDLGDRGTANVTYALGTQAGSDYVLLYGSRSAESTTQLAASLTAQLHDLKEAE
- a CDS encoding class II fumarate hydratase; this translates as MTEQAYRIEHDTMGDVRVPADALYGAQTQRAVENFPISGKGLEPAQIAALARIKKAAALANKELGTLDGAIADAIAQAADEVATGAHDGEFPIDTYQTGSGTSSNMNMNEVVATLASRILGSAVHPNDHVNASQSSNDVFPTSVHIAVTQALIADLIPALEHLAVAFEAKADAWKDVVKSGRTHLMDATPVTLGQEFGGYARQMRLAVERVQTALPRVAEVPLGGTATGTGINTPLGFPQKVIELLAAETGLPITEAKDHFEAQANRDGLVEASGALRTIAVSLTKINNDLRWMGSGPNTGLSEIHLPDLQPGSSIMPGKVNPVIPEAVLMVCARVIGNDATIAWGGASGAFELNVAIPVMGTALLESIRLLTNATRVLADKTVDGLEANVERAAALAGMSPSTVTPLNKVIGYEAAAKIAKHAIAKGITVRDAVIELGYVERGEITLEVLDAKLDLLSMTHAG